The Elaeis guineensis isolate ETL-2024a chromosome 14, EG11, whole genome shotgun sequence genome has a segment encoding these proteins:
- the LOC140853653 gene encoding uncharacterized protein, translating into MRAQRSRVTGSARRSSRREETSPPPSAAEPSSPHPTVTTEAQIAVIVRQMTVLTDAVKSLQQQSAQLSPSPAGQPTAKQFSWPNECRQAFEELKKYLTSPPLLVRPEVGEVLYLYLATSPEAVSSVLVLENENRVHQPIYYVSKVLHEAETRYSRVEKMIFALVISAQRLRPYFQAHAIVVLTDQPLRAILHRPNTLGRLAKWAVRLDEFDIQYRPRPALKAQILADFIAECPTIDLPSGEGDPVEVGTSDCDPDPTWVLHIDGASNAQGSGAGFLLTNLEGAVTEHVLRFDFKASNNQTKYEALVVGLKLALELGIDRLKVFSDFQLIVGQTKGEFETRDPTMTKYHRKVKDLVASFGYFGISHIPRTENARADALSRLATSDYGTLGRTFVQNLERPSIDEVEEVLQLAAGQSWMDPITRYLIDGSVPEDPAEAKRLRWAASQYVIIHGRLYKRVTISPP; encoded by the exons atgagagctcagcgatcgagggtcaccgggtcaGCGagacgctcttcccgtcgggaagaaacCTCTCCCccaccctccgcggcggaacccagctcaccGCACCCCACGgtaaccacggaggcgcagatcgcggtgaTCGTAcgacagatgaccgtgctgacggacgcggtcaagagccttcagcaACAGTCGGCCCAGCTGTCGCCATCGCCGGCCGGACAAccgacg GCCAAGCAGTTCTCTTGGCCGAACGAGTGCCGGCAGGCTTTCGAGGAACTAAAGAAGTATCTCACTTCTCCGCCACTCCTTGTGAGACCGGAGGTCGGGGAGGTCCTGTACCTCTACTTGGCCACTTCTCCGGAGGCGGTTAGTTCTGTGCTCGTCCTGGAGAACGAGAACCGGGTTCATCAACCAATATATTatgtcagcaaggtgctccacgaagctgagaCTCGGTACTCAAGGGTAGAGAAAATGATTTTCGCTCTGGTCATTTCGGCACAGCGACTCCGTCCGTACTTTCAAGCACAcgccattgtggtcctcaccgaccagcccctgagggccatcTTGCACCGCCCTAACACATTAGGACGGTTGGCGAAATGGGCTGTGAGACTGGACGaattcgacatccagtaccggCCACGACCCGCCCTCAAAGCTCAGattctggccgacttcatcgccgaatgcccgacgatcgACCTACCATCGGGGGAGGGGGACCCCGTGGAGGTCGGGACTTCCGACTGTGACCCCGATCCGACCTGGGTATTGCACATAGATGGGGCTTCcaacgctcaagggagcggggccggtTTCCTACTTACCAACTTGGAGGGAGCGGTCACTGAACAcgtcctccgattcgacttcaaggcctccaacaatcagacCAAGTACGAAGCGCTCGTCGTGGGGTTGAAATTAGCACTGGAGCTCGGGATAGACCGTCTCAAAGTCTTTTCCGACTTCCAACTGATCGTCGGACAGACTAAAGGCGAGTTCGAAACtcgagatccgaccatgaccaAATACCACCGAAAGGTGAAAGATCTCGTAGCATCCTTCGGGTACTTcgggatctcccacatccccaggacggaaaatgctcgggccgacgcgcTCTCCCGGCTCGCGACGTCCGACTATGGCACCTTGGGCCGGACCTTCGTGCAAAATCTTGAGCGACCGAGTATCGACGAAGTCGAGGAGGTACTACAATTAGCGGCAGGGcagagctggatggacccgatcactCGGTATCTGATCGATGGATCTGTACCCGAAGACCCTGCGGAAGCCAAACGACTTCGGTGGGCGGCTTCCCAGTACGTGATTATCCACGGCCGActgtacaaaag AGTTACTAttagcccaccatga